One genomic window of Nitrospirota bacterium includes the following:
- a CDS encoding outer membrane protein transport protein, translating into MLATNGYQLIGVGQVQKSMGGAVTAAPLDTMTAISNPAGMARVGERADFSMEAFMPVRSVDFGSMGGGNTNGGSELYGIPSVGWVAKAFNRDNVYFGGGMFATSGLGVDYGEVLMMPGTALDAMAGVAPGTHDDVTFDGFSGIQFWKMAPTVAWNVNDRLSLGASLNLDYQSVTIMERLRSVPFNPPAPGAYNQMDVNLDLGRPTNQLGVGATVGALYDVSDKVTIGFSYATEQVFGDGDYRVGSGDVQNYNGAMGTAGIYKLDLDYPQQAAVGIAFRPDKKWLIDFDIKWLNWSGTHDKVTLKGPSNSFDTDMNGIGDSNQTKLEFGWEDQYVYAIGAQYQANDRLALRAGFNYGKAPIDEADVFNNLIFPAYVERHLTCGLDYQLGAHWGIGGAYKKAFKETVTGKGDVPAGFTAMTPFPADSGAKTSLEEDSIGLLISYRFR; encoded by the coding sequence GTGCTGGCGACGAATGGTTATCAATTAATCGGGGTAGGCCAGGTGCAGAAGAGCATGGGAGGGGCAGTAACTGCAGCGCCGCTGGACACTATGACGGCGATAAGCAATCCTGCGGGGATGGCGCGTGTAGGAGAACGGGCTGACTTCAGCATGGAGGCGTTTATGCCTGTGAGGTCTGTTGACTTTGGTTCAATGGGAGGCGGAAACACCAACGGAGGCTCTGAATTATATGGCATACCATCAGTAGGATGGGTTGCAAAGGCATTTAACCGTGACAATGTATATTTTGGGGGCGGCATGTTTGCGACATCAGGACTTGGCGTTGATTACGGCGAGGTGCTTATGATGCCTGGAACTGCGCTCGATGCTATGGCAGGGGTTGCCCCGGGTACGCATGATGACGTTACTTTTGACGGCTTCTCAGGTATCCAGTTCTGGAAGATGGCGCCGACTGTGGCATGGAATGTCAATGACAGACTGAGTCTCGGCGCATCACTGAATCTTGACTATCAGTCTGTAACAATCATGGAGAGGCTTCGCAGTGTCCCGTTCAATCCTCCTGCTCCGGGGGCATATAATCAGATGGATGTCAATCTTGACCTTGGAAGACCTACAAATCAGCTGGGGGTCGGGGCAACTGTCGGCGCTCTGTATGATGTCAGTGATAAGGTCACCATCGGGTTTTCTTATGCGACTGAACAGGTCTTTGGCGACGGCGACTACCGGGTTGGATCAGGCGATGTACAGAACTATAATGGGGCAATGGGCACAGCCGGTATCTACAAGCTGGATCTTGATTATCCTCAGCAGGCTGCTGTTGGGATTGCATTTCGTCCTGATAAGAAGTGGCTGATTGATTTTGATATCAAGTGGCTGAACTGGTCAGGCACACATGACAAGGTGACTCTTAAAGGTCCTTCCAACTCATTTGACACCGATATGAACGGTATCGGGGATTCAAATCAGACAAAGCTTGAATTCGGGTGGGAAGATCAGTACGTTTATGCAATCGGCGCCCAGTATCAGGCCAATGACAGGCTGGCGCTTCGTGCCGGATTCAATTATGGCAAAGCCCCTATTGATGAAGCGGACGTCTTTAATAACCTGATTTTTCCTGCCTATGTAGAGAGACACCTGACATGCGGTTTAGATTATCAGCTCGGCGCTCACTGGGGGATTGGCGGTGCATACAAGAAGGCATTTAAAGAAACAGTAACCGGAAAGGGTGATGTGCCGGCGGGATTTACAGCCATGACGCCGTTTCCGGCTGACTCAGGAGCAAAAACCTCTCTTGAAGAGGATTCCATCGGTCTCCTGATCTCATACCGGTTCAGATAG
- a CDS encoding phosphatidylglycerophosphatase A, whose protein sequence is MRFLASGFFAGYSPVAPGTVGSLVGILAYFFLRDVSYTAYAVILILTLIAGVFIAGEAEKIYKTKDSSHIVIDEIAGVFFTFLFLPAGVSLLIAGFAAFRFFDILKPFPIRLIDEKLRGGWGIMLDDVLAGVYAGILIRLIGWGTGWL, encoded by the coding sequence ATCAGGTTTCTTGCCTCAGGTTTCTTCGCAGGCTACTCCCCGGTTGCGCCGGGAACGGTTGGCAGCCTTGTGGGAATCCTTGCTTATTTCTTCCTCCGGGATGTTTCGTATACAGCATATGCTGTAATTCTAATACTTACTCTCATCGCCGGAGTTTTTATTGCCGGTGAGGCTGAGAAGATTTATAAGACAAAAGACAGCTCACACATAGTAATAGATGAGATTGCCGGTGTTTTTTTTACTTTTCTATTTCTCCCGGCGGGTGTCAGTTTGCTGATTGCAGGTTTTGCCGCATTCCGTTTCTTTGATATTCTGAAACCATTTCCCATCAGATTAATTGACGAGAAATTAAGGGGCGGATGGGGTATAATGCTTGATGATGTCCTGGCGGGCGTTTATGCCGGTATTCTTATCAGATTGATCGGATGGGGGACAGGATGGCTCTAA
- a CDS encoding CinA family protein yields MALKPGVESAEEIIGRLLRKKGWRLAIAESCTGGLIGHRITNVPGSSDYFDAGVISYSNDAKRALLSVPDETIRTYGAVSRQTAVAMAEGIRKLRGVEAGVGVTGIAGPSGGTETKPVGLVYIALSSSVHTECREFRFDGDRDIIKLQASEAALEMLRMMLEEPVIV; encoded by the coding sequence ATGGCTCTAAAACCGGGAGTGGAGTCTGCTGAAGAGATAATAGGCAGGCTGCTCAGAAAGAAGGGATGGCGGCTGGCAATTGCTGAGTCGTGCACAGGTGGTTTGATTGGGCACAGGATAACCAATGTTCCGGGGAGTTCTGATTATTTTGATGCCGGTGTTATTTCCTATAGCAATGATGCAAAGAGGGCGCTTTTAAGCGTCCCTGATGAGACTATCAGGACTTACGGCGCTGTGAGCCGTCAGACTGCAGTTGCCATGGCCGAGGGTATTCGCAAATTAAGGGGAGTTGAGGCCGGAGTGGGAGTCACAGGCATAGCCGGTCCTTCGGGTGGAACGGAAACAAAACCTGTCGGTCTTGTATATATTGCCTTGTCCTCGTCTGTTCATACAGAGTGCAGGGAGTTCAGGTTTGACGGTGACAGGGATATTATAAAGCTGCAGGCGTCAGAAGCAGCGCTGGAAATGCTAAGGATGATGCTGGAAGAGCCGGTCATTGTATAA
- a CDS encoding PilZ domain-containing protein, with protein MVTNKRRHKRVSFIKEIDIQCPHNEVITAIVVNISRSGIATYCSKPPEVGCEVALNLLFADEYKVDRTEVVIGKVCWVKSLEDFYAAGIQFKSLNEHKHFMTLAYLDYAEGFEQPYLSE; from the coding sequence ATGGTCACTAACAAGAGAAGGCACAAAAGGGTCAGTTTCATAAAAGAGATAGACATTCAGTGCCCTCATAATGAGGTTATTACTGCAATAGTAGTCAATATCAGCCGCAGCGGAATCGCCACTTACTGTAGTAAACCGCCGGAAGTAGGGTGTGAGGTTGCACTAAATCTCCTGTTTGCTGATGAATATAAGGTAGACAGGACAGAGGTTGTAATAGGAAAGGTATGCTGGGTCAAGTCTCTCGAAGACTTCTACGCTGCCGGGATTCAGTTTAAATCGTTAAACGAACATAAGCATTTCATGACTCTTGCATATCTGGATTACGCAGAGGGGTTTGAGCAGCCGTATTTAAGCGAATAA
- the recR gene encoding recombination protein RecR, whose translation MNNVTSFSRLIDELKKLPGVGQKTAQRFAFFLLKMPAPDAKAIGQAIIDMKDKSRLCSVCNNITEDDPCVICRDAKRDRSKILVVKEPGTLYTIERTGGYKGLYHVMMGALSPLDGIGPDDIKIESLLKRVEKNGVEELILAMDPDMAGEATAMYLTKLIKPMGIHVTRIAYGIPVGSDIEYADELTLVKSLEGRRDI comes from the coding sequence ATGAATAATGTTACCTCCTTTAGCAGGCTTATTGATGAGCTAAAAAAACTTCCCGGCGTTGGACAGAAGACAGCGCAAAGGTTTGCCTTTTTTCTGCTGAAGATGCCGGCTCCTGATGCAAAGGCGATAGGGCAGGCAATCATAGATATGAAGGACAAGAGCAGGTTATGCTCAGTCTGCAACAATATTACGGAAGATGACCCCTGTGTCATATGCCGTGATGCAAAAAGGGACAGGAGCAAGATCCTTGTTGTAAAAGAGCCCGGTACGCTTTATACTATAGAAAGGACAGGGGGATACAAGGGGCTGTATCATGTTATGATGGGCGCCCTGTCTCCTCTTGACGGCATAGGACCTGACGATATCAAGATTGAAAGTCTGCTGAAAAGGGTGGAGAAGAATGGTGTTGAAGAACTTATCCTCGCAATGGACCCTGATATGGCAGGTGAGGCGACTGCCATGTATCTGACAAAACTCATTAAGCCTATGGGCATTCACGTTACCCGCATAGCTTACGGTATCCCTGTTGGAAGTGATATCGAATATGCTGATGAACTTACCCTTGTCAAATCGCTGGAAGGACGAAGAGATATTTAA
- a CDS encoding NADH-quinone oxidoreductase subunit M — MELPILSIVTFLPLLGAAVLLFIKNNTAARWIALGFTVVDFLVAIPIVLNFDRTTHNMQFVEHYNWIPSWNITYHMGIDGISVLFIFLSALLGWICVLASWRSIEHKVKEFMMALLVMQTAMIGVFCALDFFLFYLFWEAMLIPMYLIIGVWGGKNRIYAAIKFFLYTLAGSVLMLIGIIALYFAGGQTFDIMELMKQNYPFAFQFWVFLAFFIAFAIKVPMFPFHTWLPDAHVEAPTAGSIILAGVLLKMGTYGLIRFNLTLFEEAARYFTPIVLVMSVIGIIYGGYLALAQSDIKKLIAYSSISHMGFVTLGLFVYNSAGVEGAIMQMLNHGISTGALFLCIGLIYERTHTRELDAYGGLAKVVPVYTTFFTIFMLSSLAIPGTNSFIGEFLILVGAFGYSKLAGGLSIIGAMLGAVYLLSMYKRFALGEVNHKGHIHDARDVNTREFIAMAALAIFVFWIGVNATPFMELLHPSVNHLLEQLNAAGSMAAYIK; from the coding sequence ATGGAATTACCAATACTGAGCATAGTAACATTCCTTCCGCTGCTGGGCGCTGCAGTCCTGTTGTTTATAAAGAATAACACTGCTGCGAGGTGGATCGCCCTTGGTTTTACTGTCGTTGATTTCCTGGTCGCGATCCCGATTGTGTTAAATTTCGACCGCACGACACATAATATGCAGTTTGTTGAACATTATAACTGGATCCCTTCCTGGAATATTACATACCATATGGGCATAGACGGGATAAGTGTGCTCTTTATATTCCTCTCAGCCCTGCTTGGATGGATCTGCGTTCTTGCGTCATGGCGTTCCATAGAGCATAAGGTGAAGGAATTCATGATGGCGCTCCTTGTCATGCAGACGGCCATGATAGGCGTATTCTGCGCCCTTGATTTCTTCCTCTTCTATCTGTTCTGGGAGGCTATGCTCATACCTATGTATCTGATCATCGGTGTCTGGGGTGGGAAGAACAGGATATATGCAGCCATCAAATTCTTCCTCTACACGCTGGCCGGAAGCGTGCTCATGCTTATCGGGATTATTGCACTCTATTTTGCCGGAGGACAGACCTTCGACATTATGGAACTGATGAAGCAGAACTATCCGTTTGCATTCCAGTTCTGGGTATTTCTTGCATTCTTTATTGCATTTGCAATCAAGGTCCCGATGTTCCCGTTTCATACATGGCTGCCGGATGCCCATGTGGAGGCGCCGACCGCAGGCAGTATTATACTTGCAGGCGTGCTACTCAAGATGGGTACATACGGCCTCATAAGATTTAACCTTACTCTTTTTGAGGAGGCGGCAAGGTATTTTACTCCAATTGTACTGGTTATGTCTGTCATAGGGATCATCTACGGAGGTTATCTTGCACTTGCCCAGAGCGACATCAAGAAACTGATTGCCTACTCGAGTATAAGTCATATGGGATTTGTGACACTGGGGTTGTTTGTATACAATTCCGCAGGTGTTGAAGGGGCCATTATGCAGATGCTAAATCACGGCATCTCAACAGGGGCGCTGTTTTTGTGCATAGGGCTGATATACGAGAGGACGCATACGAGGGAGCTTGATGCGTATGGCGGGCTTGCCAAGGTGGTGCCGGTCTATACGACCTTCTTTACGATTTTCATGCTGTCATCGCTTGCTATTCCGGGGACTAATTCGTTTATCGGCGAATTCCTCATCCTGGTGGGCGCCTTCGGGTACAGCAAGTTAGCCGGCGGCCTGTCAATCATAGGCGCTATGCTGGGTGCAGTCTATCTGCTCAGTATGTATAAAAGGTTCGCCCTTGGCGAGGTAAATCACAAGGGGCACATACATGATGCGCGCGATGTAAACACCAGGGAATTCATTGCAATGGCGGCCCTTGCTATTTTTGTCTTTTGGATCGGTGTGAACGCAACGCCGTTTATGGAACTGCTGCATCCGTCCGTGAATCATCTGCTGGAACAGCTCAATGCCGCAGGAAGTATGGCTGCGTATATTAAATGA
- the dnaX gene encoding DNA polymerase III subunit gamma/tau, translating into MSYQVLARKWRPRSFQELTGQEHVSKTIENAIRSDRMAHAYLFSGVRGVGKTTVARILAKSLNCSDGPTPTPCMKCQSCKEITDGYSVDVIEIDGASHTGVDSVRELQENARYAPMRGRYKIYIIDEVHMLSTSAFNALLKILEEPPPHLIFIFATTEPHKIPGTIHSRCQHFQFRRISYREIVERLRFILQAEGINAGEDALSVIARSSDGSMRDALSLLDQAIAYTGGNLTGGDVSCILGLADSMTTPFVLSILNRDSSKALLIIKDAIDGGYDVKQFCSNVVGYLRDLTMVMLGMGAEVIDLPEEGIAEMGRLTENVQTVDLQRLFVIFAKVLDEMKWFPYPRFSLEMAVVRASNLRPVAAVDEILDRLEKMEHRIVKQTAGAEYNSVPDKRSSVFQAQEVQKNVQDDKLNEYPDEKQINPQASKSDTCPVAAWKNILNDIHNSRPSLASYLEQGTPLGYDNGILTVGFNGSGAIFINLIERKDSRDHVLRIAKNYLPDICGVTFTASVPAAKKSGSPALTEYMAAAHEKRQEEVEEAFSDPIVKDAIDILNGELIELRNRKGG; encoded by the coding sequence ATGAGTTATCAGGTCCTTGCAAGAAAGTGGCGTCCCAGATCCTTCCAGGAGCTTACAGGCCAGGAACACGTATCTAAGACTATAGAGAATGCGATCAGGTCTGATCGTATGGCACACGCATATCTGTTTTCAGGTGTTCGGGGGGTTGGAAAGACTACTGTAGCAAGGATACTTGCCAAGTCTCTTAATTGTTCCGATGGCCCGACCCCAACACCCTGTATGAAATGCCAGTCGTGCAAAGAGATTACCGATGGCTATTCCGTAGATGTAATTGAGATTGACGGGGCGTCTCACACAGGAGTGGACAGTGTACGGGAACTCCAGGAGAATGCCCGCTATGCCCCCATGAGAGGGCGATACAAGATATATATTATTGATGAAGTTCACATGCTCTCCACGTCGGCCTTTAATGCATTGCTGAAGATACTGGAAGAGCCTCCCCCGCATCTGATTTTTATCTTTGCCACGACGGAGCCCCACAAGATTCCAGGTACAATACACTCAAGGTGCCAGCACTTCCAGTTCAGGAGGATAAGCTACAGGGAGATAGTGGAACGTCTCAGGTTTATCCTACAGGCAGAGGGGATTAATGCCGGAGAAGATGCGCTGTCTGTAATTGCAAGATCCTCTGACGGCAGTATGAGGGATGCACTGAGTCTCCTTGATCAGGCGATAGCCTATACAGGAGGCAATCTGACAGGCGGGGATGTGTCATGTATACTGGGGCTGGCAGACAGCATGACAACCCCATTTGTACTCAGCATATTGAACAGGGATTCATCAAAGGCCCTGCTGATCATAAAAGATGCCATTGACGGTGGCTATGATGTGAAGCAGTTCTGTTCAAACGTTGTTGGGTATTTGAGAGATCTGACTATGGTCATGCTTGGCATGGGCGCCGAGGTTATTGATTTGCCGGAAGAGGGCATTGCTGAAATGGGCAGGCTGACAGAGAATGTGCAGACAGTGGATCTGCAGAGACTGTTTGTAATTTTCGCAAAGGTGCTTGATGAGATGAAGTGGTTTCCATATCCGAGGTTCTCACTGGAGATGGCTGTTGTCAGGGCCTCAAATCTTAGACCTGTTGCTGCGGTTGATGAGATACTTGACAGGCTGGAAAAAATGGAACACAGGATCGTAAAACAGACAGCCGGGGCAGAATATAATTCTGTACCCGATAAACGGTCATCCGTGTTTCAGGCGCAAGAGGTCCAGAAGAATGTGCAGGATGATAAATTGAATGAGTATCCGGATGAAAAGCAGATTAACCCTCAGGCATCTAAATCAGATACATGTCCTGTTGCTGCATGGAAGAATATTCTCAACGACATACACAACAGCAGGCCGAGCCTTGCTTCCTATCTTGAACAGGGAACTCCTTTAGGCTATGATAATGGTATCCTTACCGTAGGATTTAACGGCAGCGGGGCAATTTTTATTAATCTGATTGAGAGAAAAGACAGCAGGGATCATGTTCTCAGGATTGCAAAGAATTATCTGCCTGATATATGTGGAGTTACATTTACTGCATCTGTCCCGGCTGCAAAGAAATCCGGCAGTCCGGCATTGACTGAATATATGGCTGCTGCTCACGAGAAGCGGCAGGAGGAAGTTGAAGAAGCCTTCTCAGATCCGATTGTGAAAGACGCAATTGATATACTCAACGGTGAATTGATAGAGTTAAGAAACAGAAAGGGAGGATAA
- a CDS encoding YbaB/EbfC family nucleoid-associated protein, protein MSKKMFGDIMKQAQKMQEQLARVQEEAAGKIVEASSGGGMVTVTANGRQEVLSVKIERDVVNPDDIEMLQDLIVAAANEALKKGRDMLADEMKAMTGGLGLNIPGLM, encoded by the coding sequence ATGTCAAAAAAGATGTTCGGGGATATTATGAAGCAGGCTCAGAAGATGCAGGAACAGCTTGCCAGGGTTCAGGAGGAGGCGGCCGGTAAGATCGTGGAGGCATCATCCGGCGGCGGAATGGTAACGGTCACGGCAAACGGACGTCAGGAGGTATTGTCAGTAAAGATCGAACGTGATGTTGTGAATCCTGACGACATTGAGATGCTGCAGGACCTCATTGTTGCGGCTGCAAATGAAGCGCTTAAGAAAGGCCGTGATATGCTGGCAGATGAGATGAAGGCAATGACAGGCGGACTTGGATTGAATATCCCGGGTTTAATGTAG
- the thpR gene encoding RNA 2',3'-cyclic phosphodiesterase has protein sequence MQLRCFIAISLPEELKAVISGIQERLKTAGADVSWTRPEGMHLTLRFFGETDETGVRKIEKALDAAVDGISSFTLAVSGIGMFPDMKRPRVVWIGLKDNSSTLLRLNKRVEEELKKVGFPAEVRRFTPHITLGRIRSDRSMGNLSGLIDDMKDINPERFEVMNLHLIKSDLKPSGAVYTNLYSTVLNSGGYVNNRKETGHG, from the coding sequence ATGCAGTTGCGCTGTTTTATAGCAATATCATTGCCGGAAGAATTAAAGGCTGTAATATCAGGTATTCAGGAGAGGCTGAAGACTGCCGGCGCCGATGTCTCCTGGACAAGACCGGAAGGTATGCACCTTACACTCAGGTTTTTCGGTGAGACAGATGAGACAGGGGTCCGTAAGATAGAAAAGGCGTTGGATGCGGCGGTTGACGGCATATCATCATTTACACTTGCTGTTTCAGGGATAGGGATGTTCCCTGATATGAAGCGGCCGAGGGTGGTCTGGATTGGATTGAAGGACAACAGCAGCACACTCCTGAGACTTAATAAGCGGGTGGAAGAGGAATTAAAGAAGGTGGGATTCCCCGCAGAAGTACGCAGATTTACGCCCCACATAACACTTGGGCGCATCCGGTCTGACAGAAGTATGGGTAATTTGTCAGGATTGATTGATGATATGAAGGATATTAATCCAGAAAGATTTGAGGTCATGAACCTGCACCTGATAAAGAGTGATTTAAAGCCGTCCGGGGCTGTGTATACTAATCTTTATTCCACTGTGTTAAATTCAGGAGGATATGTGAACAATAGAAAGGAGACTGGTCATGGGTGA
- the hemW gene encoding radical SAM family heme chaperone HemW — METIGIYIHIPFCRTKCPYCSFVSITPGTIPEEEYVSAILKEIDTRYSETQSSYAETVYFGGGTPSLISPGSLSTILSAISNRFRLMNPEITIEANPGTIDPAKLRDYKKAGINRISIGVQSFNDRLLQGLGRYHSSKDARITFESARMAGFDNIGIDLIHSISGESLQDWTDDLMAAVSLYPEHISAYSLTIEEATPFHQKQEKGSLVLPPDEEQADMLVAAIDTLVSAGYEHYEVSNYALPGFRSRHNQTYWTGRGYLGLGVSAHSYHRKGWGIRIANTPDFKDYLSRINRNGTAVDEEETLSRENAMSEAVFLKLRMMVGIDIKDLEIRFGIKIEEVFKDATEELRNDGLLICDNDHIRLTRKGILFYNDVALRFV; from the coding sequence CTGGAAACCATCGGAATCTATATCCACATACCTTTCTGCAGGACTAAATGCCCCTATTGCAGCTTCGTATCAATTACCCCAGGTACAATACCTGAAGAAGAATATGTCAGCGCCATATTAAAAGAGATAGATACACGTTACAGCGAGACACAGTCGTCTTACGCTGAAACCGTGTATTTCGGCGGCGGAACCCCTTCACTCATCTCACCCGGCAGCCTGTCAACTATTCTTTCAGCTATTTCAAACAGGTTCAGGCTGATGAATCCTGAGATAACCATTGAGGCAAATCCCGGCACGATTGATCCGGCCAAACTCAGGGACTACAAAAAGGCCGGAATAAACCGCATCAGCATCGGCGTCCAGTCATTCAACGACCGGCTGCTGCAGGGCCTCGGCAGGTACCACAGCAGCAAAGATGCCCGTATTACCTTTGAATCAGCCAGAATGGCTGGATTCGATAACATAGGAATTGACCTGATCCATTCCATTTCAGGAGAGTCTTTGCAGGACTGGACAGATGATCTGATGGCTGCGGTATCCCTCTATCCTGAGCATATCTCGGCATACAGCCTTACGATTGAAGAAGCCACCCCTTTTCATCAGAAACAGGAAAAAGGTTCGCTGGTCCTGCCGCCTGATGAAGAACAGGCGGACATGCTCGTTGCGGCAATTGACACACTTGTTTCTGCCGGATATGAGCACTATGAAGTCTCAAACTATGCGCTGCCTGGTTTCCGGTCGCGTCATAATCAGACATACTGGACTGGCAGGGGCTATTTGGGTTTAGGTGTTTCAGCCCATTCATATCACAGAAAAGGATGGGGTATAAGAATAGCAAATACTCCTGACTTCAAAGATTATCTGAGCCGCATAAACAGGAATGGCACTGCAGTTGATGAAGAGGAAACCCTGTCCAGGGAAAACGCCATGTCTGAGGCAGTATTTTTGAAATTGAGGATGATGGTAGGGATTGACATAAAGGACCTTGAAATCAGGTTCGGGATTAAGATTGAAGAAGTATTTAAAGATGCAACAGAGGAGCTGAGGAATGATGGTCTTCTGATCTGTGATAATGACCATATCAGGCTTACACGCAAAGGTATCCTCTTTTATAATGACGTGGCGCTCAGGTTTGTATAA
- a CDS encoding NADH-quinone oxidoreductase subunit N, translating to MNFDINNIIFSMPEIIILAGACLLLMFDLVLPKSQKHVIAYLSLAVVIIAGAQTWMLSDNIAHIFDRMFMFDGYALFFKFVFYIATLLAILLSINYMKIEGGSYGEYYVLILFALSGMMIMASGTDLLSIYVGLELMALSIYILTGFTQHYGRSNEAAMKYIILGAFSSGVLLYGISLIYGLTGTTQLTDLALALKGQDSMDMSLLLAVIFLVAGFGFKVAAVPFHMWAPDVYEGAPTSITAFMSVGPKAAAFAAILRVFIDALGPVAASWETILALVAVVTMATGSLFALVQTNIKRMLAYSSIAHAGYALLGVVAGGRDGISSVMLYMLIYTLMNMGIFGTIIMMRKGDFRGENIHDYTGLSKTNKLTAFLMLIFLFSLAGIPPTGGFVGKFYIFIALVSRGLIPLAVIAVLFSAVSAYFYIRIVMLMYMKEPTHRFDLAATPASGIAIAIAVIGTLVIGILPSWFLEMAQRAAFPV from the coding sequence ATGAATTTTGACATAAACAATATAATATTCAGTATGCCGGAGATCATCATACTGGCCGGGGCATGCCTGCTCCTTATGTTCGACCTGGTATTGCCAAAGAGCCAGAAGCACGTTATAGCGTATCTGTCACTCGCTGTTGTCATCATAGCCGGGGCTCAGACATGGATGCTTTCAGACAATATAGCCCATATCTTTGACCGGATGTTCATGTTTGACGGTTATGCACTGTTCTTCAAATTTGTGTTTTATATCGCAACCCTGCTTGCGATCCTTCTTTCGATAAATTACATGAAGATTGAAGGGGGGAGTTATGGAGAATATTATGTGCTGATCCTGTTTGCCCTTAGCGGTATGATGATAATGGCGTCAGGCACAGACCTGCTGAGCATCTACGTAGGGCTTGAGCTGATGGCCCTCTCTATATACATTCTTACCGGATTTACGCAGCATTATGGCAGGTCAAACGAGGCTGCAATGAAATACATTATCCTTGGGGCATTCTCATCAGGAGTCCTGTTATACGGCATTTCACTTATTTACGGGCTGACAGGAACTACTCAGTTGACTGACCTTGCTTTGGCGCTGAAGGGGCAGGATAGCATGGATATGTCGTTGCTGCTTGCAGTAATATTTCTTGTGGCCGGTTTTGGCTTCAAGGTTGCTGCAGTGCCATTCCACATGTGGGCTCCTGATGTTTATGAAGGCGCGCCGACATCAATTACCGCATTCATGTCGGTAGGCCCGAAGGCAGCGGCCTTTGCTGCCATTCTCCGTGTATTCATAGATGCCCTTGGTCCTGTTGCAGCGAGCTGGGAGACGATACTTGCGCTTGTGGCTGTTGTCACAATGGCAACAGGAAGCCTGTTCGCACTTGTACAGACCAACATAAAGAGGATGCTTGCCTACTCCAGTATTGCCCATGCCGGCTATGCACTTCTCGGTGTTGTTGCAGGAGGCCGCGACGGTATATCAAGCGTGATGCTCTATATGCTGATTTATACCCTGATGAATATGGGTATATTCGGTACCATTATAATGATGAGAAAAGGGGATTTCAGGGGAGAGAATATACATGACTATACGGGCCTCTCCAAAACGAACAAATTGACGGCATTTCTGATGCTTATATTCCTCTTTTCGCTGGCCGGCATCCCACCCACAGGCGGCTTTGTAGGCAAGTTTTATATCTTCATAGCCCTTGTAAGCAGGGGACTGATCCCCCTTGCCGTTATAGCCGTGCTGTTCAGTGCAGTCTCGGCATATTTCTATATACGCATTGTGATGCTGATGTACATGAAAGAGCCAACGCACAGGTTTGATCTTGCGGCTACGCCCGCCAGCGGTATTGCGATTGCCATCGCTGTTATCGGTACACTCGTCATTGGCATCCTGCCGTCATGGTTTCTTGAGATGGCTCAGCGGGCGGCATTCCCGGTTTAA